The sequence below is a genomic window from Kiritimatiellia bacterium.
CGACAACTAATTTGTTTGTACGGAGTTGCGAAAAGTTCGGACTCGTCGTCTGATGCTTGGCACGGCTCTTGCCTGCAAGGTCGGCGCGTGAGCGAATTGCTCACCCAACCATAAGGAGAACAAACGAATGCGAAGAAAGGTATTGAACATGGCCGGTGCGGTTGCTGTGGGGCTTGCCGCATCGGGTTGGGCGGAAATGGAACTCACGGAAGCGCTGAAGATCAGCGGTTTCGTCGACATGTCGGCCGTTCACAAATCGACCGACTCGGACGATACGACAACAGCCGCTCTCGACCAATGGGAATTGTCGTTCCTGATCGATCCCGCGGAAGGGGTCTCTGCGCAAGTGGATATTGACGACCAGCCAAGCGCTGACCAGGGAGGCGTGGAGGTCGAACAGGCCTTCGTTACCGGTTCGCCTCTCGAAGGCCTCACGCTGAAAGCTGGTAAATTTCTGAGTGCGCTGGGATATGAGGGTGCGGAGCCGACGGCGCTCTATCAATATTCTTACTCAGCGACGATTATCGGCTACCCGGGATATGCGAACGGTGTAGGCGCCAAATTCGATGCGGGGTTCGCGAAATTCTATGCGGCCTTGATCGACGGCGCCTATAGCGGAGACCAGGACGCTGATTCCATCAGTCCGGAATTCCAGATCGTGGTCACACCGGTGGAAGGGTTGACTCTTCAGGCGGGTTACGCGGTCGAAGAGTTTGACGCGACGACCAACGAGATGGGGGATGCGGTCGCCGGCTATGACAAGGGAATCGCAAACTTCTGGGCAGAATACAAAACAGGCGGTTTGACCCTGGCCGGCGAATTCAACCAGCTCTATGACGTTCAAGGAGCCGGTTCCGACGGCACGGGCTACCTGGTGATGGTCAACTATGACTGGGGCAAGCTGGGGCTTACCCTTCGCCACAGCGCCGTGGATCTCGACAACGGTTACGAGAACACCGAGTACACTATCAGCCCGAATCTCGAGCTGGCTGCCAATTTGTCCGCCATTTTCGAGGTCCGTTTCGACGAGTATGAGGGCGGCGATACGGATGATGCAACGACGTACGCGGCGGAACTTCTTTTTGTGTTCTAAGAGTTAGGAAAGGGAGTTATAAATGATGAAAATATCGACATGGTTCAAGGCCCTGGCGGCGGCTGCTGCCGTTTCGATCGCCTCCGCCCAGGCCGAAGAGAAAATTGTCAAGGTCGGAGTTCTCCACTCGTTGAGCGGGACCATGGCCATCAGCGAAACGTCACTCAAGGACGTTTTGTTGATGACCTTTGACGAGATCAACGAGCAGGGGGGTGTCCTGGGCCATAAGATTGTGCCGGTCGTCGTTGATCCTGCCTCGAACTGGCCGCTCTTCGCGGAGAAGGCGAAGCAGTTGTTGCTGCAGGACAAGGTCGCGGTGGTCTTCGGCTGCTGGACATCGGTAAGCCGAAAGTCGGTCCTGCCCGTGTTCGAGCAGTATAATGGCCTTCTCTTCTATCCCGTGCAATATGAGGGGGAAGAGCTCTCGAAGAACATTTTCTACACGGCGGAAGCTGTCAACCAGCAGGCGATTCCCGCCGTGCAATACATGCTCGATGAGGGGAAGAAGAAATTCTATCTACTTGGTTCGGATTACGTTTATCCGCGGACGACGAACAAGATTCTCAAGCGGTTCCTCCGTGCCAAGGGCATTCCCCAGGAGAATATCATCGAGATCTATACGCCCTTCGGGCACACGGACTACCAGACGATTGTAGCGGATATCAAGAAATTCGCCGCCTCCGGCGACGCTTGCGTGATCAACACGCTTAACGGCGACACGAACGTTCCTTTCTTCAAGGAGTTTGCTGCCGCCGGCCTCACCGCCGAAACCTGCCCGGTTGTGTCGTTCAGCATCTCCGAGGATGAATTCCGAAGCCTTCCGGCCAAGGACCTTGTGGGCCACCTGGGGTGCTGGACCTACTTCATGTCTCTCGATACGCCGGAGAACAAGGCGTTTGTCGAGCGATGGAACAAGTGGCTTCAAACCACCGATGCACCGGGCGTTGTTCGCGAGAATCGCGTGACCTGCAGCCCAATGAACCTCTCGCGCATCGGCGTGTACCTGTGGAAGCAGGCCGTGGAAAAAGCCGGCACGTTTGACGTCGACGCCGTGCGGCAGGCGATGTATGGCCAGCGCTTCAAAGGACCTGGCGGCGAGGTGATCATGCAGGAGAATCATCACCTCATCAACAACGTCTACATCGGCGAGACATTGCCGAACGGACAATTCAAGGTGATTGCGTCGCTTGGGCCGGTGGCGGGGGAGCCGTTTAGCGACAAATTCCTGCCGCCAGAGCCCTAGTTTAGGGAGTCAGTGAGGAGGGAGGGCCGGTTCCGGGATGAAACCGGCCCTCCTGTTTACGACTGATGATGAATCGTGAAATCGAAATCGTATGCGTGCGCTGATCATTCCCGCAATCGCGTGGACGCTCGCCGCCGGGGTCCATGCGGTAGCCGAGCAATCACCTCGGATTGATCTCGAGGCCCGGGCGAAACTTGAACAGGCGATTCTCGCCGGTACCGAGCAAGCCGTCGACGCCATCCCCCTGACCTCGGATGAATTCATCGCGCGTGTGCTCGCGTCGTGGCGAGTGGGAGATGTGTGGGTGTGGCAGCCGGACGGCGGAGAGACTCGCGTTGTGTTGGTTGAAAATCCGGCCTCCGCGGTGACGGGCACCACGGTGATTGCGGTGAAGACAGGCGAACAGATTGTCGATGCCGAGGGCCGTCCGATCCTGTTGCGGTCCGCGGATGCAAAACCGGCTGACACGACGTCCCGTATTCGCCGGGCCATCAAACGATATTTGGACGTTGTAAACCTCGCCCATGCGGATTGGCGAATTCGGCGCGACGCCGCCTCAAAGCTGGGCGCCGAGCAGAAACTGGAGCATTTGGAGCTCCTTAAATCACGGCTTGCTCTGGAGTCTCACCGGCTGGTGCGCCGTTCAGTCGAAGAGGCGGTCGCGATGATTGAACTCGCACACGGTGACGCCGCGACTAGGCAATCGGCCGCGCGACGTCTCGGGGAACTGCGCTCGCAAGCGGCGCGCGACCGCCTTGTCGAGATATCTAAGAATCCTGCCGATCCTGCCGCCGACGAGGCGCGGAAAAGCGTTCAGGACATCGATTCTCACGCCCGCATGAACCTTTTGATCGGAACCGCGTTTCGCGGCCTGAGCCTTGCCTCCGTTTTGTTGATCGCTGCGCTGGGGCTTGCCGTCACATTCGGACTCATGGGCATTATCAACATGGCGCACGGCGAGATGATCATGGTGGGCGCATACGTCAGTTATGTTGCCCAGCGGCAGTTCGCTGCAATGTTTGGCCCCAACCATCCCGCATTCGGCTGGTATGTGCCTTTCTCGGTTGTGGCCGCTTTTTTCACGACCGCAGCCGTGGGCCTCCTGATTGAGCGCGGCATCATTCGTTTTCTGTATCGCCGCCCGCTGGAGTCCCTGCTGGCCACGTGGGGCATCAGCCTCTTTCTCCAGCAAACATTTCGATCCATTTTCGGCGCGGCGAATGTGCAAGTGGCGGCCCCTGCCTGGCTGCTGGGAAGTTTCGAATGGATGGATGTCATTTTTTCGTATACGCGCCTGTTTGTCATTGCGGTCGCCCTACTGACCGTCCTCGCGGTCTGGTTCTGGCTGAACCGCAGCCCCGCTGGACTGTTTGTCCGGTCAACGACGCAAAATCGCGCGATGGCCGAATGCCTCGGGGTCCGGAGTGACCGCGTGGACATGCTGACCTTTGCGGTGGGTTCCGGCCTCGCGGGCATCGCTGGCGCATGCCTGGCCCAAATTGGCAACGTCGGACCCAGCCTCGGCCAGGCGCACATCATCGACTGCTTTATGATCGTCGTACTCGGCGGGGTCGGCAACCTGGTCGGCACGATTTTGGTGTCGCTCGGCCTCGGCGTCGCCGACCAGATTATGCAGCCGTTCCTCGGGGCGGTGCTTGGAAAAATCATTCTTCTCTTCGCCATTATCGTCTTTTTGCAGTGGAAACCGGCCGGCCTGTTTCCGGCCAAAACCCGAAATCTGGACAGCTAGGCCGTGCGCACTGATAAAAGAAACATTGAGTGGATCGTCTTCGCCCTGCTCACTGCGATCGTCGCCGTCGTACTGCCCGCGCTCAATGCGTGGGCTCCGCCCGATCGCTGGTATCACGTGAGTGATTTTTCCCTCAACTTGTACGGCAAGTACCTGACCTACGCGATCCTCGCGATATCCGTCGATCTGTTGTGGGGCTACACCGGGCTATTGAGTCTGGGCCAGGCGCTCTTTTTCGCGCTAGGTGGCTATGCGATGGGGATGTACCTGTTGCTGATGATCGGTGAGCGCGGCCAGTACAAGAGCGTACTGCCCGATTACATGGTGTTCCTGGGCTACACAGAACTTCCCTTGCATTTTCGCCCGTTTTACAACTTCTGGTTCGCTTTGGGAGCCGTGTTCTGGGTTCCGGCGGTGGTCGCGGCCATCTTCGGCTTCATGGCGTTCCGCGCTCGCATCAAGGGGGTCCAATTTTCAATCCTGACGCAGGCGCTCACCTACGCGGCCGCCCTGATGTTCTTCCGAAACGAATTCACATTCGGCGGCAACAACGGCTTTACTGATTTCAAGGAAATACTCGGCTACGACATCAACGCCCCGTCGACCCGGCGCGCGCTGTACATCGCCACCGCAATCACGCTTGCGATCGTGTATGCCTCCTGCCGCCTGCTCACCCAAAGCCGTTTCGGCATGATCCAGCAAGCAATCCGCGATGGCGAAAATCGGCTGCTGTTTTCCGGATATCCGACTGACCGCTTCAAACTGGCGATCTTCGTCCTTGCCGCGGTCATCGCCGCTGTCGGGGGCGCTCTCTACGTCCCGCAGGTTGGCATCATCAATCCCAGTGAGATGACGCCCGACAAGTCCCTCGAGGCCGTCGTCTGGGTTGCGGTCGGAGGCCGCGGGACCCTTTACGGCCCGGTCGCCGGCGCGATTGCCGTCAACGCGCTGAAAAGCTATTCGACCCGGAGCTATCCCGAATACTGGCTTTTCATTCTCGGAGGTCTCTTCATCGTCGCCACGCTCTTCATCCCCCGCGGCCTGGTGGGTCTGCCGGCTCAGATTTCGAGCGGGTGGGTGCGCCTGAAATCACGGATCGGGACTGTACCTCATGGAATCGTTGCTTTATTTAGAGGACGTCCATAAGTCCTTTGATGGCTTCAAAGCCATTGACGGCCTGAGTTTCGCGCTCGTGCCGGGCGAATTGCGGGTGATCATTGGGCCAAATGGAGCGGGTAAATCCACGCTGCTGGACCTGATCACAGGCCGACTCAAGCCCGATTCTGGGAAAATTCTGTTCCGCGAGATCGATCTGACCCGGCTGAACGAATGGCAGATCAACCGCTTGGGCATTGGCCGAAAGTTCCAGACGCCATCGGTTTACGGCAACCACACAGTCTACGAAAACCTGCTGCTGTCGCTGCCGAGGCGCCGCAATGTGTCGACGGCCCTCTTCGCTCGCGAGACCCGTGAGGAAAAGGCGCGCATCGAGGAAATTCTCGAAGAGATCGGCCTGGCGGAAAAGCGGGGTGTTCTGGCGGGGTCATTGGCGCACGGCGAGAAACAATGGCTGGAGATCGGTATGTTGCTGGTTCAATCGCCGGAGCTGCTGCTGGTGGACGAGCCAGCCGCCGGCATGACCGATGCCGAAACGGAAAAGACCGCCGAACTGCTGCTGCGGCTCGAAGGGCGTCACACGCTTGTTGTCATCGAACACGATATGGAATTCGTGCGGGACCTCAACCGCCGGATCACGGTGCTGCACCAAGGCGCCGTCCTATGCGAAGGGAATATGGATTTCATTCAACAGCACGAGGAGGTCCGACGCGTCTACCTAGGCGAAGAGTCCGAAACCGCCCCGTCCGGCGCGCCGTAAAGGAACAGCCATGGCCATTTTCGAAATCGAACGCCTGTCATTTTCCTACGGAGGGTCCCGCATCCTATGGGACATTGATCTTCAGATCGAACCTGGGGCCATCGTCTGTCTGATGGGCCGGAACGGAGTGGGGAAATCGACGCTGCTCAAAAATGCAGTCGGCCTGCTGGAACCCTCGAATGGGACGGTCCGCATCGATGGCACACCCGTCAACGGCCGACCTCCCAGTTGGCGGGCCCGAAAGGGCTTGGCCTACGTACCGCAGGGACGGGAGATCTTCCCCCATCTGACCGTTGAGGAAAATTTGCTACTGCCCCTTTTCGCGATGAAATCCCGCCGCTCAGCCGCTGAGGCGCTGGACGAAGCCATGGATATATTTCCCGCGCTCCGCTCCCTCCTTCGCCGGAAGGGCGGCCTGCTGAGCGGCGGCCAACAACAGCAATTGGCGATCGCGCGCGCGCTGGTCACACAGCCTCGCATCCTGCTGCTCGACGAACCGACCGAGGGCATCCAGCCTTCGATCGTGCAAGAGATCGGCCACACCCTTCAGGCGCTCAAACGCCGCATGTCTCTGGCAATTCTCCTGGTGGAACAGTGCGTTCCGTTTGCGCGCCGGGTTGCCGATTCGTTCGTCCTGATGCAAAAAGGGCGGGTGGTCTCTCGCGGGCCTATCAGCGGATTGACGGACGAGCTGGTGAGCGAATATTTGAATGTGTAACCGCGTCGGGAGAAAGGAATCCTCCGCTCTCGCCGTATGCTCCGCTGATCAGCTCGGTCTGTGCGGCTCCTAAAACAATGCGCGTCCTGAGCCGGGTGGCTTCGGACGCGCATGATCGGACCTGTTATCGGTGCGGACTAGTCGCCAATATCGTCGCGCTTACGCTCAGCCCGCGGTCCCGGGTGAGGTCGGTGCTCGCCTTCGCGCCCAGGCTTAGCGAATTGTTTCCTCAGTTTTCGGAATCCCTCCGGACCGAGGATTTCGCGAACGGCCAGTTGTTCTTCCACCATCGCCTTACGCAGCGCGGTACGGGCGGCGCCGGCAGCCTCGACGGCTTTCATGATGGCGTCCCGATCCGGTCGTTCGGTTCTCATCAGGCGCCGAATTTCCGCCTCTGCGAGCTGAACCTCGGAGCGCAGGCGGATGAGGGTTTTCTCGCTTTCCGCGGCGCGCTCCCGAATGGCTGCCACCTGGGCGTCCGTCAGCCCAGCGGCCCGCAGCGCCTCATCGTCTTCGAGAATGCGTTCCCATCGGGGGCCGCGTTCCTCCGGATCCGGCCGCCAGGGCCGATCCATGGGTTCAGCCGTCGCTAACCCAGTTACTGCCCCCACAAGGAGGGCGCTCCATGTCAAGGTGTTCTTTCTCATCGTGGATTCTCCTTTCTCGGCATGAGTTCCGCCGTTACTGTCATAACGTTGAACCCGATTCGTTTATTGCATCGGCTCGGGCGTCCGAGCCGTCCGTCAACCAACCCTGAAGATGACGCGACAAGAACGAGCGAGGATTGTGGCTCAACGCCTTGATGAATTTTTCCCGAATGTGGAGCCTCCGCTTCCGCACGTCGACCCCTTTCGGCTTCTGGTCGCGGTAATTCTGTCCGCCCAATGCACGGACAAGCGGGTGAACGAGGTAGCTCCCCGACTCTTCGCCATTGCGGACACGCCCGAGCGGATGGCGGCGCTTCCGCTGGCGACCATCCGGCGCGTAATCCGGCCCTGCGGCCTCGCGCCCTCAAAATCGCGGGCCATTCGGAATTCCGCCAGGCTGATCTTGGAGCGGCATGGCGGCCGCGTGCCACGGACCTTTGAGGAGCTCGAAGAGCTGCCCGGCGTCGGACACAAGACAGCCTCTGTCGTTATGTCCCAGGCATTCGGCGTACCGGCTTTCCCGGTGGACACGCACATCCACAGGCTTGCCCGTCGCTGGAGATTGACCCGCGGCCGGAATGTCGCCGAAACAGAGCGCGACCTAAAGGCCCTATTCCCACCAGAGGAGTGGCACAAGCGCCACCTCCAAATTATCTTTTATGGCAGAGCCTATTGCACGGCGCGCGGATGCGACGGGTCCCGTTGCCCGATCTGCGCGGATCTGAACCGAAAGCGATGAAATCTCTTGAACAGAAGGCCCCCTGGCAAAAGTGGGGCGATCAGATCGACCCGAACGCGGAAGCCCAGATGGAGGCGGCATCCCGCTTGCCGGTGGCCGTGGCGGGCGCCCTCATGCCGGATGCCCACGTGGGCTACGGATTGCCCATTGGCGGCGTCCTGGCGACGCGGAACGCCGTCATTCCCTACGCTGTCGGCGTTGACATCGCCTGTCGCATGAAAATGACC
It includes:
- a CDS encoding porin, which produces MRRKVLNMAGAVAVGLAASGWAEMELTEALKISGFVDMSAVHKSTDSDDTTTAALDQWELSFLIDPAEGVSAQVDIDDQPSADQGGVEVEQAFVTGSPLEGLTLKAGKFLSALGYEGAEPTALYQYSYSATIIGYPGYANGVGAKFDAGFAKFYAALIDGAYSGDQDADSISPEFQIVVTPVEGLTLQAGYAVEEFDATTNEMGDAVAGYDKGIANFWAEYKTGGLTLAGEFNQLYDVQGAGSDGTGYLVMVNYDWGKLGLTLRHSAVDLDNGYENTEYTISPNLELAANLSAIFEVRFDEYEGGDTDDATTYAAELLFVF
- a CDS encoding periplasmic heavy metal sensor, whose product is MRKNTLTWSALLVGAVTGLATAEPMDRPWRPDPEERGPRWERILEDDEALRAAGLTDAQVAAIRERAAESEKTLIRLRSEVQLAEAEIRRLMRTERPDRDAIMKAVEAAGAARTALRKAMVEEQLAVREILGPEGFRKLRKQFAKPGREGEHRPHPGPRAERKRDDIGD
- the urtE gene encoding urea ABC transporter ATP-binding subunit UrtE, with the translated sequence MFEIERLSFSYGGSRILWDIDLQIEPGAIVCLMGRNGVGKSTLLKNAVGLLEPSNGTVRIDGTPVNGRPPSWRARKGLAYVPQGREIFPHLTVEENLLLPLFAMKSRRSAAEALDEAMDIFPALRSLLRRKGGLLSGGQQQQLAIARALVTQPRILLLDEPTEGIQPSIVQEIGHTLQALKRRMSLAILLVEQCVPFARRVADSFVLMQKGRVVSRGPISGLTDELVSEYLNV
- the urtA gene encoding urea ABC transporter substrate-binding protein, with amino-acid sequence MKISTWFKALAAAAAVSIASAQAEEKIVKVGVLHSLSGTMAISETSLKDVLLMTFDEINEQGGVLGHKIVPVVVDPASNWPLFAEKAKQLLLQDKVAVVFGCWTSVSRKSVLPVFEQYNGLLFYPVQYEGEELSKNIFYTAEAVNQQAIPAVQYMLDEGKKKFYLLGSDYVYPRTTNKILKRFLRAKGIPQENIIEIYTPFGHTDYQTIVADIKKFAASGDACVINTLNGDTNVPFFKEFAAAGLTAETCPVVSFSISEDEFRSLPAKDLVGHLGCWTYFMSLDTPENKAFVERWNKWLQTTDAPGVVRENRVTCSPMNLSRIGVYLWKQAVEKAGTFDVDAVRQAMYGQRFKGPGGEVIMQENHHLINNVYIGETLPNGQFKVIASLGPVAGEPFSDKFLPPEP
- the urtC gene encoding urea ABC transporter permease subunit UrtC, which encodes MRTDKRNIEWIVFALLTAIVAVVLPALNAWAPPDRWYHVSDFSLNLYGKYLTYAILAISVDLLWGYTGLLSLGQALFFALGGYAMGMYLLLMIGERGQYKSVLPDYMVFLGYTELPLHFRPFYNFWFALGAVFWVPAVVAAIFGFMAFRARIKGVQFSILTQALTYAAALMFFRNEFTFGGNNGFTDFKEILGYDINAPSTRRALYIATAITLAIVYASCRLLTQSRFGMIQQAIRDGENRLLFSGYPTDRFKLAIFVLAAVIAAVGGALYVPQVGIINPSEMTPDKSLEAVVWVAVGGRGTLYGPVAGAIAVNALKSYSTRSYPEYWLFILGGLFIVATLFIPRGLVGLPAQISSGWVRLKSRIGTVPHGIVALFRGRP
- the urtB gene encoding urea ABC transporter permease subunit UrtB, with product MRALIIPAIAWTLAAGVHAVAEQSPRIDLEARAKLEQAILAGTEQAVDAIPLTSDEFIARVLASWRVGDVWVWQPDGGETRVVLVENPASAVTGTTVIAVKTGEQIVDAEGRPILLRSADAKPADTTSRIRRAIKRYLDVVNLAHADWRIRRDAASKLGAEQKLEHLELLKSRLALESHRLVRRSVEEAVAMIELAHGDAATRQSAARRLGELRSQAARDRLVEISKNPADPAADEARKSVQDIDSHARMNLLIGTAFRGLSLASVLLIAALGLAVTFGLMGIINMAHGEMIMVGAYVSYVAQRQFAAMFGPNHPAFGWYVPFSVVAAFFTTAAVGLLIERGIIRFLYRRPLESLLATWGISLFLQQTFRSIFGAANVQVAAPAWLLGSFEWMDVIFSYTRLFVIAVALLTVLAVWFWLNRSPAGLFVRSTTQNRAMAECLGVRSDRVDMLTFAVGSGLAGIAGACLAQIGNVGPSLGQAHIIDCFMIVVLGGVGNLVGTILVSLGLGVADQIMQPFLGAVLGKIILLFAIIVFLQWKPAGLFPAKTRNLDS
- the urtD gene encoding urea ABC transporter ATP-binding protein UrtD, which produces MESLLYLEDVHKSFDGFKAIDGLSFALVPGELRVIIGPNGAGKSTLLDLITGRLKPDSGKILFREIDLTRLNEWQINRLGIGRKFQTPSVYGNHTVYENLLLSLPRRRNVSTALFARETREEKARIEEILEEIGLAEKRGVLAGSLAHGEKQWLEIGMLLVQSPELLLVDEPAAGMTDAETEKTAELLLRLEGRHTLVVIEHDMEFVRDLNRRITVLHQGAVLCEGNMDFIQQHEEVRRVYLGEESETAPSGAP
- a CDS encoding endonuclease III is translated as MTRQERARIVAQRLDEFFPNVEPPLPHVDPFRLLVAVILSAQCTDKRVNEVAPRLFAIADTPERMAALPLATIRRVIRPCGLAPSKSRAIRNSARLILERHGGRVPRTFEELEELPGVGHKTASVVMSQAFGVPAFPVDTHIHRLARRWRLTRGRNVAETERDLKALFPPEEWHKRHLQIIFYGRAYCTARGCDGSRCPICADLNRKR